From the genome of Campylobacter concisus, one region includes:
- the gmk gene encoding guanylate kinase — protein sequence MQGQILVVSGPSGSGKSTLLGRLLKEEKDLYFSISSTTRAKREGEVDGVDYYFIKENEFKSGIEKGEFLEWAQVHKNYYGTSLKPVLAALEAGKIVIFDIDVQGFHIALERFRSYITSVFITTANKKELKKRLKNRGTDSDETIENRLMNAVGEMEHILEYDYFLVNDDIEKSYKGLKSILRAMRLKSAKIDLRRVIDEWIDC from the coding sequence TTGCAAGGACAAATTTTAGTAGTTTCTGGGCCTAGTGGAAGTGGGAAAAGTACGCTTTTGGGTCGTCTTTTAAAGGAAGAGAAGGATCTTTATTTTTCTATTTCAAGCACGACTAGAGCAAAAAGAGAAGGCGAAGTCGATGGGGTGGATTACTATTTTATAAAAGAAAATGAGTTCAAAAGTGGCATAGAAAAGGGCGAATTTTTAGAATGGGCGCAGGTGCATAAAAACTATTATGGAACGAGTCTAAAGCCAGTTTTAGCAGCACTTGAGGCTGGAAAGATAGTTATATTTGACATAGACGTGCAGGGTTTTCACATCGCACTTGAGAGATTTAGAAGCTACATAACTTCAGTTTTTATCACGACTGCAAATAAAAAAGAGCTTAAAAAACGCTTGAAAAACCGCGGAACTGATAGCGACGAAACGATAGAGAATCGCCTAATGAACGCGGTTGGTGAGATGGAGCACATCTTAGAATATGATTATTTTTTGGTAAATGATGACATTGAAAAGAGTTATAAGGGTCTAAAATCAATTCTTAGAGCGATGAGGTTAAAAAGCGCGAAAATAGACTTAAGACGCGTTATTGATGAGTGGATAGATTGCTAG
- the tatA gene encoding twin-arginine translocase TatA/TatE family subunit has translation MGSFSIGHWLVVLAIIVLLFGAKKIPELAKGLGKGIKTFKAEMEDTTPEKSEKVEHKEENADSQKIEETTKNA, from the coding sequence ATGGGTTCTTTTAGTATTGGTCACTGGCTAGTTGTTTTAGCGATTATTGTTTTACTTTTTGGAGCGAAGAAGATCCCAGAACTTGCAAAAGGACTAGGCAAAGGCATAAAGACTTTTAAAGCTGAGATGGAGGATACAACCCCTGAAAAAAGTGAGAAAGTCGAGCATAAAGAAGAGAATGCCGATAGTCAAAAAATAGAAGAAACAACTAAAAACGCATAG